A section of the Sedimentisphaera cyanobacteriorum genome encodes:
- a CDS encoding AAA family ATPase, protein MLLRNEMILNAQINNFKALKNISVSDIGRVNLFVGNNSSGKSTLLEALYLASSSNPVRAVIDINNFRGISQLDKYPWDTFFTSFNTKNEPQIKSEFTEKTVTTQIEPFLPDYRHIETDPEESFNSDYFSSSISGLTLNISEFDRDKNRDGRKSSQTIKFDHKEGNDLVKFGIHGREPDFLRFTSSLFITGKANLISKMPHFITNLKINKQLDAVIEILKNFSPSVNNLEIGSDSIYVDIGESKLYPIGVMGDGFVRFLAISLAIISSGRKVILIDEIDTGLHYSAQFFLWEAILKLAENNNVQIMAVTHSIDCISSFAKAGKKSSEKTKMYRLEKEDDKNFIIDYNVDEIQSAIEKEYEMR, encoded by the coding sequence ATGCTGCTGAGAAACGAAATGATATTAAATGCACAAATAAATAATTTCAAAGCATTAAAAAACATATCTGTTTCAGACATAGGCAGAGTTAATCTGTTTGTAGGCAATAACAGTTCCGGCAAATCTACCCTTTTAGAAGCATTATACCTCGCTTCCAGCAGCAATCCTGTTAGAGCTGTTATAGATATTAACAATTTCCGAGGTATCAGTCAGCTCGATAAATATCCATGGGACACATTCTTCACCAGCTTTAACACTAAAAATGAACCTCAGATAAAATCAGAATTCACAGAGAAAACTGTTACAACACAGATCGAGCCTTTCCTGCCAGACTATAGGCATATAGAAACCGACCCCGAAGAGAGCTTTAACAGTGATTATTTCAGCAGCAGCATCTCAGGGCTTACTCTGAATATAAGCGAGTTTGATAGAGATAAAAATAGGGATGGACGCAAAAGCTCTCAAACTATCAAATTCGACCATAAAGAAGGCAATGATTTGGTTAAATTTGGTATTCACGGAAGAGAACCTGATTTCCTGAGATTTACCTCAAGTTTGTTTATTACAGGCAAAGCAAATCTTATCAGCAAAATGCCTCACTTTATTACTAACCTCAAGATAAATAAGCAGTTAGATGCAGTCATTGAGATTCTGAAAAACTTTTCACCGTCAGTAAACAATCTTGAGATAGGCAGCGATTCAATCTACGTTGATATTGGGGAATCCAAACTTTATCCTATCGGAGTGATGGGGGATGGTTTTGTGAGGTTTCTGGCTATCTCTCTGGCCATAATCAGCTCTGGGAGGAAAGTGATCCTTATTGATGAAATCGACACAGGGCTGCACTATTCTGCACAGTTCTTCTTATGGGAGGCTATCCTGAAGCTTGCAGAAAACAATAATGTGCAAATTATGGCTGTAACTCACTCCATAGACTGCATATCAAGCTTTGCCAAGGCAGGAAAAAAATCCAGCGAAAAAACAAAAATGTACCGACTTGAAAAAGAAGACGACAAAAACTTCATAATAGACTACAATGTTGATGAAATTCAGTCTGCAATTGAGAAAGAGTATGAAATGAGGTAA
- a CDS encoding DUF3226 domain-containing protein, producing the protein MPSIELEKTESEIVFIVEGKDDEIFLNSFIKKRITEDDSFQIVQLKGKKNLKQTLKDVSKIPGFRKVRRLAVIIDADNSCENTFKSIKNALSHTGFPKPEKLGEFTSDSERKLSAAAYIMPNCCGEGELEDLLLSSIEDTQALNCIDSFWNCIGKERKTSKGSAQIYLASREKFTSGIGAGVQRKYFILKSNKFSKLQTLLKQAFL; encoded by the coding sequence ATGCCTTCAATTGAACTGGAAAAAACTGAATCGGAGATTGTTTTCATTGTGGAAGGAAAGGACGATGAGATATTTCTGAATTCTTTTATTAAAAAAAGAATAACCGAAGATGACAGTTTTCAAATAGTTCAGCTTAAAGGCAAAAAAAATCTCAAACAAACTTTGAAGGATGTTTCAAAAATCCCTGGTTTTAGGAAAGTGCGGAGATTAGCCGTCATCATTGATGCAGACAATAGTTGTGAAAACACATTTAAAAGTATTAAAAACGCTCTTTCGCATACAGGCTTCCCTAAGCCGGAAAAACTCGGCGAATTCACTTCAGACAGTGAAAGAAAGCTTTCAGCAGCCGCATATATTATGCCGAACTGTTGCGGCGAGGGCGAGCTCGAAGATCTTCTGCTTTCTTCAATAGAAGATACTCAAGCCTTAAACTGCATTGATTCTTTTTGGAACTGCATAGGCAAGGAGAGAAAAACTTCCAAAGGCTCTGCTCAAATCTATCTTGCCAGCAGAGAAAAATTTACCAGCGGAATTGGAGCAGGTGTTCAAAGGAAATACTTTATCCTAAAATCGAACAAATTCAGCAAACTCCAAACCCTTCTAAAGCAGGCATTTCTATAG
- the coaD gene encoding pantetheine-phosphate adenylyltransferase produces MYRKDITAVFPGSFDPITNGHIDVIERGLKMFSRVVVAVGENSVKTPIFTGDERVEMIQELFTGRPEVVVEKYEGLTVEYVKSIKADVMLRGLRNLTDVQYEFQLAMTNRSVAGIETVFVMTSEQFGFVSSTLIREMASLGGDVSNLIPQNVFKRLQTRNKESS; encoded by the coding sequence GTGTATAGAAAAGACATCACTGCGGTATTTCCGGGCTCATTCGACCCGATAACCAACGGCCATATAGACGTAATCGAAAGAGGACTAAAGATGTTCTCGCGGGTTGTGGTTGCGGTAGGTGAAAATTCCGTAAAAACTCCGATTTTCACGGGCGATGAGCGAGTTGAGATGATACAGGAGCTCTTTACAGGCCGGCCAGAGGTAGTTGTGGAAAAATACGAGGGTCTTACGGTTGAATATGTAAAGAGCATCAAGGCCGATGTAATGCTCAGGGGCCTGAGAAACCTTACCGACGTTCAATATGAATTTCAGCTGGCCATGACCAACCGCTCTGTTGCCGGTATCGAAACGGTTTTTGTGATGACGAGTGAACAATTTGGGTTTGTAAGCTCTACACTAATAAGAGAAATGGCCAGTTTAGGCGGTGATGTATCGAACCTTATCCCGCAGAATGTATTTAAAAGGCTGCAAACTAGAAATAAAGAAAGTTCGTAG
- a CDS encoding 6-pyruvoyl trahydropterin synthase family protein has protein sequence MYKVTVEDTFYAEHAVKMPGGEIEPSHGHDWRVRVCAAARELDEYGFAFEFKDFRKALNIVISNIGQNLNELELNGQHPTTELVCKHFYDKMQQELSSVELDYVEIEEEKGCLVRYSRD, from the coding sequence ATGTATAAGGTAACCGTAGAAGACACGTTTTATGCTGAGCATGCGGTGAAGATGCCCGGCGGTGAGATAGAGCCGAGCCACGGTCACGATTGGCGTGTACGAGTATGTGCGGCAGCGCGGGAACTTGACGAATACGGATTTGCATTCGAATTTAAGGATTTCAGAAAAGCTCTGAATATTGTTATAAGCAATATAGGGCAGAATCTAAACGAGCTTGAATTGAACGGACAGCACCCAACCACAGAGCTTGTATGCAAGCATTTCTATGATAAAATGCAGCAGGAGCTCAGCTCTGTTGAGCTTGATTATGTGGAAATTGAAGAGGAAAAGGGCTGCCTCGTTCGATACAGCAGAGATTGA
- a CDS encoding UvrB/UvrC motif-containing protein: MAEYINGKQREVHFCEKCVQETLSEALNGGSLSEMMGKLIGSVSPEAGGEEKTKSPAEQKNYECPVCGETYSGFTRDTLLGCPEDYFVFSNKISDVLSNTEIENPVHSGKLPSKSLEDTVNENIRQTLNIRIEKALENEDYESAAQIRDRLRSL, from the coding sequence ATGGCCGAATATATAAACGGTAAGCAAAGAGAGGTGCACTTCTGCGAGAAGTGCGTTCAGGAAACGCTCTCAGAAGCTCTTAACGGGGGTTCATTAAGTGAAATGATGGGTAAACTGATAGGTTCAGTAAGCCCAGAAGCCGGCGGAGAGGAAAAAACAAAAAGCCCTGCTGAGCAAAAAAATTATGAATGCCCTGTGTGCGGGGAAACCTATTCAGGCTTCACGAGAGACACACTCCTTGGCTGCCCTGAGGATTATTTCGTTTTCAGCAATAAGATAAGCGATGTTCTCAGCAATACTGAAATCGAAAATCCCGTTCATTCAGGGAAATTGCCGTCTAAAAGTCTTGAAGATACCGTAAACGAAAACATAAGGCAGACACTGAATATTCGTATCGAAAAAGCCCTTGAAAATGAAGACTACGAAAGTGCTGCACAAATCCGAGACAGGCTCAGGAGCCTTTGA
- the larC gene encoding nickel pincer cofactor biosynthesis protein LarC yields MKIGIFDCPSGAAGDMILGSLIDCGADSEKIKSALMSLGIEELEGFSITEVIRSGVRAVKFAPVIHHHHQSSPNEGHHHQHRHLPDIERMIDAADLPEKVQQDSKAVFSMLAKAEAQVHGTTPEKVHFHEVGAADSIADIVGCCLGIYLLEFEKIYCPKVAVGSGTVECAHGVMPVPAPATEILIRGLNVFRGEADTELLTPTGASILKYFCLPGEPPAYTNIRSGYGAGSKEFPKMANIIRLTEGSSGDEQMMEKAVMMETNVDDSTGELVGSLTGELAGKESCLDVWTEPIYMKKGRPGVKFCVLCKEDDLDRIAEIIFQSGITLGIRYHKLDRITLQREFETVEIEGCEVNLKKGFYNGKQVFCKPEFSDCRKLAEMKDVSPATALNTITGPLK; encoded by the coding sequence ATGAAAATCGGCATATTCGACTGCCCATCAGGAGCTGCTGGAGATATGATTCTCGGGTCTCTTATAGACTGCGGGGCAGACTCTGAAAAGATTAAATCTGCTTTGATGTCTCTTGGGATTGAAGAGCTCGAAGGGTTTAGTATAACAGAGGTGATCCGCAGCGGGGTTAGAGCGGTGAAATTCGCCCCTGTAATCCACCATCATCATCAAAGCAGCCCAAACGAAGGCCATCACCATCAGCACCGTCATCTCCCTGATATTGAACGAATGATCGATGCTGCTGATCTGCCAGAGAAAGTACAGCAGGATTCCAAAGCGGTATTTTCGATGTTAGCCAAAGCCGAGGCGCAAGTTCACGGCACTACGCCTGAGAAGGTTCATTTCCATGAAGTTGGTGCGGCTGATTCAATTGCGGATATAGTAGGCTGCTGCCTTGGTATATATCTTCTTGAATTTGAGAAGATTTACTGTCCGAAGGTTGCCGTTGGAAGCGGGACAGTGGAATGTGCGCACGGTGTTATGCCAGTTCCTGCGCCTGCAACAGAGATTCTCATTAGAGGGCTCAATGTTTTCAGGGGCGAGGCAGATACTGAGCTGCTCACACCCACCGGCGCTTCAATTCTGAAATATTTCTGCCTACCCGGCGAACCCCCCGCCTATACAAACATACGCAGCGGTTATGGAGCCGGAAGCAAAGAGTTTCCGAAAATGGCTAATATTATCCGCCTTACTGAAGGCAGTTCAGGCGATGAGCAGATGATGGAGAAGGCCGTTATGATGGAAACAAACGTGGATGACAGCACAGGCGAACTTGTTGGCTCGCTCACGGGCGAACTAGCTGGAAAGGAAAGCTGTCTGGATGTTTGGACAGAGCCTATATATATGAAAAAAGGCCGCCCGGGGGTAAAATTCTGCGTTCTCTGCAAAGAGGACGACCTTGACCGAATAGCTGAAATAATCTTTCAAAGCGGGATAACCCTCGGCATAAGATACCATAAATTAGACAGAATAACCCTCCAGAGAGAGTTTGAGACCGTAGAGATTGAGGGTTGTGAAGTAAATCTTAAAAAAGGATTTTATAACGGAAAGCAGGTTTTTTGCAAGCCGGAATTCAGCGACTGCCGAAAGCTTGCTGAAATGAAAGATGTATCCCCTGCAACGGCACTAAACACTATCACCGGACCGCTTAAATGA
- a CDS encoding MauE/DoxX family redox-associated membrane protein encodes MNERNRNLLSEITLWLTSAVLIFSAATKFKMVLSEPIVPANIFEAREFVIVQTVLITGLAIWLVCGIFRKAGWLLAVIAFIVFTLDSLYKGLSGAASCGCFGGVTVNPWITVFAINLPVLILLTLFRPQGEKLLPPPWPNARHLVSTALPTALLIASVSWTMVHFEPPAETEDYLYVEEEKWEGEYFEYLYDISIADQLAEGLSIMLFYHNDCPNCREAIPVYEEFNQVMQASGQDVKVAFIHLPSQGSSAPDPVPQDTTCLTGEIVNQRQWLTATPLVIVTEDGTVLEVWENEVPMDLDKLLSAVFG; translated from the coding sequence ATGAACGAAAGAAACAGGAATCTTCTCAGCGAAATAACCCTATGGCTCACCAGCGCTGTTCTGATTTTCTCGGCAGCGACCAAGTTCAAGATGGTTCTCAGCGAACCGATCGTTCCCGCAAACATATTCGAGGCAAGGGAATTTGTTATCGTACAAACGGTGCTGATAACCGGGCTTGCGATTTGGCTGGTTTGCGGAATATTCAGAAAGGCCGGCTGGCTTCTCGCTGTTATCGCTTTCATCGTCTTTACTCTCGACAGCCTATACAAGGGGCTTAGCGGGGCAGCCTCCTGCGGGTGCTTCGGGGGGGTAACGGTTAATCCGTGGATTACTGTTTTTGCTATTAATCTGCCCGTCTTAATCCTTCTTACATTGTTCAGGCCTCAAGGCGAGAAGCTCCTGCCGCCGCCTTGGCCGAACGCAAGACATCTGGTTTCAACCGCCCTGCCTACAGCCCTGCTTATTGCCTCTGTCAGCTGGACGATGGTGCATTTTGAACCACCGGCAGAAACTGAGGATTATCTTTATGTGGAAGAAGAGAAGTGGGAAGGTGAATACTTCGAATACCTTTACGACATCAGCATTGCAGATCAGCTCGCTGAAGGGCTGTCCATAATGCTCTTCTACCATAACGACTGCCCGAACTGCCGCGAGGCGATTCCAGTTTACGAAGAGTTTAATCAGGTTATGCAGGCCTCCGGGCAGGACGTGAAGGTAGCATTCATTCACCTGCCCTCGCAAGGCAGCTCTGCTCCGGATCCTGTGCCGCAGGATACTACCTGCCTGACAGGCGAGATTGTCAATCAGAGGCAGTGGCTCACGGCTACGCCGCTTGTTATAGTTACAGAAGACGGAACAGTGCTGGAGGTTTGGGAAAACGAGGTGCCTATGGATCTCGACAAGCTTCTAAGCGCCGTTTTCGGTTAG
- the rny gene encoding ribonuclease Y, which translates to MLINILAISPILVGGGAAVVSAIATFAVIHSIAVAKQQTLKHKLDKQTEEAKKEAEEILKTARIDASSEFMKRREEFEKECNQVRKELRDQEKRLSKREDANQRQTELFAEKEKEIAVSQNEIQERQKRLSARETALTDIIAEQKKVLLQITGMNVQEAKELLLQRLEDECEHDMNVVIRKKVEEANETAERKSREIISSAIQRFSAEQCCESTVSIVDIPNDDMKGRIIGREGRNIRAFEKATGVDVIVDDTPGVIVVSGFDPVRREVARLTMERLIQDGRIHPTHIEGLVEQTRKDVDQRMLQIGKETATEMDVRGLSNKVLGKIGVLRYRSSYGQNALQHSIEVAYLSQVMADELGLDGSMARRAGFLHDIGKAIDHEHEGGHPAIGAEFLRKFNESPVVLNAVAGHHGDIAPDNPYTPLVAAADAISASRPGARRETLERYIKRLRSLEEIGNSFKGVSITYAIQAGREIRVIVNADEIDDNSAEKIARDIATKIENEMTYPGEIKVTLLREVKCVEFAK; encoded by the coding sequence ATGTTAATAAATATATTAGCAATTTCGCCAATTTTAGTTGGCGGCGGCGCTGCAGTTGTTTCGGCAATTGCAACTTTTGCCGTAATCCATTCGATTGCTGTGGCAAAGCAGCAGACACTAAAGCACAAATTAGACAAACAAACCGAAGAAGCAAAAAAAGAAGCTGAAGAAATCCTTAAAACCGCAAGAATCGATGCATCCTCTGAATTTATGAAAAGGCGTGAGGAATTCGAAAAGGAGTGCAATCAGGTTCGAAAAGAACTGCGAGATCAGGAGAAACGGCTAAGCAAAAGAGAAGATGCGAACCAAAGGCAGACTGAACTCTTCGCAGAGAAGGAAAAAGAGATTGCTGTTTCACAGAACGAGATTCAGGAAAGGCAGAAACGCCTTTCTGCAAGGGAAACCGCTCTTACAGATATTATTGCCGAGCAGAAGAAGGTGCTTCTTCAGATTACGGGGATGAATGTTCAGGAGGCCAAAGAGCTGCTTCTCCAAAGGCTCGAGGATGAATGCGAGCACGATATGAATGTCGTTATCCGCAAGAAGGTTGAGGAAGCGAACGAGACCGCAGAAAGAAAGAGCAGGGAGATTATCAGCTCTGCTATCCAGAGGTTCTCAGCCGAGCAGTGCTGCGAATCCACCGTATCAATCGTTGACATCCCGAATGATGATATGAAAGGCCGTATTATCGGACGGGAAGGGCGGAATATCAGGGCTTTCGAAAAGGCCACCGGCGTGGATGTGATCGTTGATGACACCCCTGGCGTGATTGTCGTAAGCGGCTTTGATCCGGTAAGAAGGGAAGTGGCAAGGCTCACGATGGAGCGGCTTATCCAAGACGGCAGAATCCATCCTACTCATATCGAAGGTCTTGTTGAACAGACCAGAAAAGACGTTGATCAGCGTATGCTCCAGATTGGCAAGGAAACTGCTACAGAGATGGATGTCCGCGGGCTTTCGAATAAAGTTCTCGGTAAGATTGGCGTTTTGAGGTACCGCTCAAGCTACGGCCAGAACGCCCTTCAGCACAGTATTGAAGTGGCGTATCTCTCGCAGGTGATGGCTGATGAGCTTGGGCTCGACGGAAGCATGGCAAGGCGCGCAGGCTTCCTGCACGATATCGGAAAGGCCATAGACCACGAACACGAAGGCGGCCATCCAGCCATTGGTGCTGAATTCCTCCGAAAGTTTAATGAAAGCCCTGTCGTTCTAAATGCAGTAGCAGGGCACCACGGAGACATTGCTCCGGACAACCCGTACACCCCTCTTGTGGCAGCCGCAGACGCTATCAGCGCATCACGCCCGGGAGCAAGAAGAGAAACCCTCGAACGCTACATCAAGCGACTGCGTTCCCTCGAGGAGATTGGAAACAGCTTCAAGGGCGTTTCCATAACCTATGCTATTCAGGCGGGTAGAGAGATTAGGGTAATTGTTAATGCCGACGAGATTGATGATAATTCTGCCGAGAAGATTGCACGTGATATCGCCACTAAGATTGAAAATGAAATGACATATCCGGGCGAGATTAAGGTTACTCTCCTGCGTGAGGTCAAATGCGTGGAATTCGCCAAATAA
- the csrA gene encoding carbon storage regulator CsrA, producing the protein MLVLSRQKDESIVIGDNVVIKVVDVKGGKVKLGVQAPRDVTVHRQEVYDSIHEKDSEKQ; encoded by the coding sequence ATGCTGGTTTTGAGCAGACAAAAAGACGAATCTATAGTCATCGGCGACAATGTGGTAATAAAAGTTGTTGATGTTAAGGGCGGCAAGGTGAAGCTTGGGGTTCAGGCTCCAAGGGATGTTACTGTGCACAGACAGGAAGTTTACGACAGCATACACGAGAAAGATTCTGAGAAGCAGTAA
- the pheS gene encoding phenylalanine--tRNA ligase subunit alpha, translating to MLKDFENTGKEAMQELEQVQSSEALEQYRIKYLGRKGLITKLLSKIGEVAPEDRAEAGKLANKIKNEVNQAFKQKQKSLSGGESGKAEKLIEDVTLPGLKPAVGKQHVISNTVNELLDIFGRMGFGIAYGPEVEDEWHNFIALNIPDEHPARDPADNFYIDENTLLRSQTSTIQIRVMESQKPPIRVVAPGRVYRPDTVDATHMFMFHQIEALVVDEGVSMIDLKTTVDQFVRTFFGEDTKWRFRPSFFPFTEPSAEIDLLFHNKDGSEQWIEIGGCGMVDPNVFDSVGIDSEKYTGWAFGLGIERLAMRKFGIYDIRLLYENDLRFLDQF from the coding sequence ATGCTTAAAGATTTTGAAAACACCGGCAAAGAGGCCATGCAGGAGCTTGAGCAGGTTCAAAGCAGTGAAGCCCTTGAGCAGTACCGGATTAAGTATCTCGGCAGGAAAGGGCTGATTACCAAGCTTCTCAGCAAGATTGGCGAGGTTGCCCCGGAAGATAGAGCAGAGGCCGGCAAACTTGCCAACAAGATTAAAAATGAAGTAAATCAGGCCTTCAAGCAGAAGCAGAAGAGCCTTTCCGGCGGCGAATCCGGCAAGGCCGAGAAACTGATTGAAGACGTTACCCTTCCTGGGCTCAAGCCGGCAGTAGGCAAGCAGCATGTAATATCAAACACTGTAAATGAGCTGCTGGATATTTTCGGCAGGATGGGCTTCGGCATCGCATACGGGCCGGAAGTGGAAGATGAGTGGCATAATTTCATCGCTCTGAATATCCCTGATGAACACCCCGCAAGAGACCCTGCGGATAATTTCTATATTGATGAGAACACCCTTCTTAGAAGCCAGACATCCACAATCCAGATCAGGGTTATGGAGTCTCAGAAGCCCCCTATAAGGGTTGTAGCTCCCGGAAGGGTTTACCGCCCGGATACGGTTGATGCAACTCATATGTTTATGTTCCATCAGATTGAGGCGCTTGTTGTTGATGAGGGAGTTTCCATGATAGACCTCAAAACAACCGTCGATCAGTTTGTCCGAACTTTCTTCGGCGAGGATACCAAATGGCGTTTCAGACCGAGTTTTTTCCCGTTTACTGAGCCAAGCGCTGAGATCGACCTTCTTTTCCATAATAAAGACGGCTCAGAGCAGTGGATTGAGATTGGCGGCTGCGGCATGGTAGATCCGAACGTCTTTGATTCTGTCGGTATAGACAGCGAAAAATATACGGGCTGGGCTTTCGGGCTTGGCATCGAAAGACTCGCAATGCGGAAGTTCGGCATATACGATATAAGACTGCTCTACGAAAACGACTTGCGTTTTCTCGATCAGTTCTAA
- the rplT gene encoding 50S ribosomal protein L20 — MPRTRIGAAKKRKNKRILKSVKGYRGPSGRQLRLAKEASVRAGARATADRKLRKRDFRRLWITRLSAACKSSDISYSHFINGLKKANINLNRKMLSEIAIDDPAAFKKIVEEAKAAL; from the coding sequence ATGCCACGTACAAGAATAGGCGCTGCGAAAAAGCGCAAAAACAAAAGAATTCTAAAGAGTGTTAAAGGATACAGAGGCCCTTCAGGACGCCAGCTGCGTCTTGCCAAGGAGGCCTCGGTTCGTGCCGGAGCAAGGGCAACTGCCGACAGGAAACTCAGGAAACGAGATTTCCGCAGGCTCTGGATAACCCGCCTAAGCGCTGCATGCAAAAGCAGCGACATCTCATACAGTCATTTCATTAACGGACTGAAAAAGGCAAACATAAATCTCAATAGAAAGATGCTCAGCGAGATTGCTATAGATGATCCTGCTGCTTTCAAGAAGATCGTAGAAGAAGCGAAAGCTGCTCTTTAA
- the rpmI gene encoding 50S ribosomal protein L35, translating into MPKMKPHKGLSKRVKITAKGKFKYKRAGSNHLMSAMSPKRRRNLGKDGYISDEYAGKCRDMLGLKKSK; encoded by the coding sequence ATGCCTAAGATGAAGCCCCACAAAGGATTGTCCAAGCGGGTAAAGATAACTGCCAAGGGCAAATTCAAATATAAGCGTGCCGGCAGCAACCACCTTATGAGTGCGATGAGCCCTAAGAGGCGCCGCAATCTCGGCAAAGACGGTTATATCAGTGATGAGTATGCGGGTAAATGCCGTGATATGCTTGGTTTGAAGAAATCGAAATAG